The following proteins are encoded in a genomic region of Pseudoxanthomonas suwonensis 11-1:
- the ccmB gene encoding heme exporter protein CcmB has product MSAAPGLRQSARALLLRDLRLVWRRRGDALQPALFALLVVVMFALAMGGGREVLRDHVAPYAIWVAVLLAGLLSLDSLFRGDAEDGSLEQWLLAPVPLPWLVAVRTFGHWLTTTVPLLLVVPVLGEFLYLPRAQLPILMLTLLLGTPILSLLGAVVAALTVGLKRSGILVALLALPLYVPVLVFGAGSVAATAQGLDASGALLLMAAGLVASAVLAPLAAAAAIRIAQG; this is encoded by the coding sequence ATGAGCGCCGCGCCCGGCCTGCGCCAGTCCGCCCGCGCCCTGCTGCTGCGCGATCTGCGACTGGTCTGGCGACGCCGCGGCGATGCCCTGCAGCCGGCCCTGTTCGCCCTCCTGGTCGTGGTGATGTTCGCCCTGGCCATGGGCGGCGGGCGCGAGGTCCTGCGCGACCACGTCGCCCCCTATGCGATCTGGGTGGCGGTGCTGCTGGCCGGGCTGCTTTCGCTGGACAGCCTGTTCCGCGGCGACGCCGAGGACGGCTCGCTGGAGCAGTGGCTGCTGGCGCCGGTGCCGCTGCCCTGGCTGGTGGCGGTGCGCACCTTCGGCCACTGGCTGACCACCACCGTGCCGCTGCTGCTGGTCGTGCCGGTGCTGGGCGAGTTCCTGTACCTGCCGCGCGCGCAGCTGCCGATCCTGATGCTGACCCTGCTGCTGGGCACCCCGATCCTGAGCCTTCTTGGCGCGGTGGTCGCGGCCCTGACCGTGGGCCTGAAGCGCTCAGGCATCCTCGTGGCCCTGCTGGCGCTGCCGCTGTACGTGCCAGTGCTGGTGTTCGGCGCCGGCAGCGTGGCCGCGACCGCGCAGGGCCTGGACGCCAGCGGCGCGCTGCTGCTGATGGCGGCCGGGCTGGTGGCCTCGGCGGTGCTGGCGCCGCTGGCCGCGGCCGCGGCGATCCGCATCGCCCAGGGCTGA